Proteins co-encoded in one Sporosarcina sp. FSL K6-1522 genomic window:
- a CDS encoding YhfH family protein, with protein MQTNNNRNERSKKICRECGCEIVEKVESPLYECERCIGSNEE; from the coding sequence ATGCAGACGAACAATAACAGAAATGAGCGGTCGAAAAAGATTTGTCGGGAATGTGGTTGTGAGATTGTAGAGAAGGTCGAATCTCCACTTTATGAATGCGAACGCTGTATTGGCTCGAACGAAGAGTGA
- a CDS encoding alanine--glyoxylate aminotransferase family protein, with amino-acid sequence MRNEEMLLIPGPTPVVDSIYDAMASETRGHTDPRFVAIYKNAIDQTRKLFHTDGEVFVVAGSGTIGMEMALVNTVAAGEKILVVSQGYFGDRFITLGQAFGIEVDVLQSEWGKQVDPQEVEAKLGSGTYKAVTITHADTSTGVAANLDALVPIVKKHGALIILDGVCATAAMEEDMSKTYGGPDNTIDVILTGSQKALGVPPGLAIVAFNQSALAARKQIERVPAYYCDIYNWIPIMNDPSKYFATPPVNLIYAYNEGIELVLMEGVEKRIVRHTAFGKAVRAALGEYGMTALAGEDVAASTLSCILYPDGVDDSTFRAALGAKGVVVAGALAHLAGKAFRIGHMGNTTEQMLAKAVELIGETLNDIGHTVDTAKAVERFKVEVATAV; translated from the coding sequence TTGCGAAATGAAGAAATGTTACTAATACCGGGTCCAACACCTGTTGTTGATTCGATTTATGATGCAATGGCGAGCGAAACGAGGGGGCATACGGACCCAAGATTTGTGGCGATTTATAAAAATGCCATTGATCAAACACGAAAACTGTTTCATACAGACGGGGAAGTTTTCGTCGTCGCGGGTTCTGGGACGATTGGAATGGAAATGGCGCTCGTCAATACGGTCGCTGCTGGAGAAAAGATTTTGGTTGTCAGTCAGGGTTATTTCGGTGATCGCTTCATTACACTTGGACAAGCTTTTGGCATTGAAGTAGATGTGTTGCAATCAGAATGGGGCAAGCAAGTCGATCCACAAGAAGTAGAAGCGAAACTGGGTAGCGGGACCTATAAAGCTGTCACGATTACGCATGCGGACACGTCCACAGGTGTAGCGGCAAATCTTGATGCACTTGTACCAATCGTGAAAAAACACGGCGCACTCATTATTTTAGATGGTGTTTGTGCAACAGCAGCGATGGAAGAGGATATGAGCAAAACGTATGGCGGACCAGACAATACGATTGACGTCATTTTGACAGGATCTCAAAAAGCACTAGGGGTACCACCAGGCCTAGCCATTGTTGCATTCAATCAAAGCGCGTTGGCCGCTCGCAAACAGATTGAGCGTGTTCCTGCTTATTATTGCGACATTTATAATTGGATTCCAATTATGAATGATCCATCTAAATATTTCGCGACACCTCCAGTGAACTTGATTTATGCCTATAATGAAGGAATCGAATTGGTGCTGATGGAAGGTGTGGAAAAACGCATCGTGCGTCATACGGCATTTGGTAAGGCGGTCCGCGCAGCACTTGGGGAATATGGCATGACGGCATTGGCGGGAGAAGATGTAGCGGCTTCTACATTAAGCTGTATTTTATACCCAGATGGTGTAGACGATTCGACATTCCGTGCAGCACTGGGTGCAAAAGGAGTTGTGGTCGCGGGTGCACTTGCGCACTTAGCTGGAAAAGCATTCCGCATTGGTCATATGGGTAACACAACGGAGCAGATGCTCGCTAAAGCAGTTGAGCTCATTGGAGAAACGCTGAATGACATCGGGCATACAGTAGATACAGCAAAAGCAGTTGAGCGTTTTAAAGTTGAAGTGGCAACAGCTGTGTAA
- a CDS encoding ABC transporter substrate-binding protein translates to MKKRSWLMSGILGASLFLAACADDGGSAGSGDAPEKEGSKDDKPYVAVVSKGFQHQFWQAVKQGADQAADEFDVKITFEGPESESQVDKQIEMLQAALDKKPDAIGFAALDSQAASPLLTDADGKGIPIIAFDSGVDSEIPLATASTDNKAAAALAADKMAEAIGGKGKLALVVHDQTSVTGVDRRDGFVDQIESKYPDIEIVDIQYGGGDHLKSTDLAKAMVSAHPDLKGIFGSNEGSAIGVVNAVRELNKSGDLVIVGFDSGKQQIDAIKDGLMVGAVTQNPVGIGYETVKAAVAAMKGESVEKTIDTGFYWYDKDNIDSDEIKAAIYE, encoded by the coding sequence ATGAAGAAAAGGTCATGGTTAATGAGTGGAATTCTTGGAGCTTCTTTATTTTTAGCGGCATGTGCAGATGATGGGGGATCGGCAGGTTCAGGAGATGCACCAGAGAAAGAAGGCTCTAAGGATGACAAACCGTATGTAGCTGTCGTATCGAAAGGCTTCCAACACCAATTTTGGCAAGCGGTGAAGCAAGGGGCTGATCAGGCTGCAGATGAATTTGATGTGAAAATTACGTTTGAAGGACCAGAGAGTGAATCACAAGTCGATAAACAGATTGAAATGTTGCAAGCAGCGCTTGATAAGAAACCAGATGCCATCGGTTTTGCGGCACTTGACTCTCAAGCAGCTTCCCCATTACTAACAGATGCAGATGGAAAAGGGATTCCGATTATTGCGTTTGACTCGGGTGTTGACAGTGAAATTCCACTTGCCACTGCATCCACAGATAACAAAGCAGCTGCAGCATTAGCGGCTGATAAGATGGCGGAAGCGATTGGTGGTAAAGGGAAACTTGCGCTTGTTGTCCATGACCAAACGTCTGTAACAGGTGTGGATCGTCGTGATGGCTTTGTCGATCAAATCGAATCGAAATATCCAGACATTGAAATTGTCGATATTCAATACGGTGGTGGAGACCACTTGAAATCAACGGACTTGGCAAAAGCGATGGTGTCGGCACATCCCGATTTAAAAGGAATTTTTGGGTCAAATGAAGGATCTGCAATTGGTGTCGTGAATGCGGTTCGCGAATTAAATAAATCAGGAGATCTTGTTATTGTCGGATTTGACTCAGGTAAGCAACAAATCGACGCGATTAAAGATGGCTTAATGGTTGGAGCTGTTACACAGAATCCAGTCGGCATTGGCTATGAAACAGTGAAAGCAGCAGTTGCAGCAATGAAAGGCGAATCGGTCGAGAAAACAATTGATACAGGTTTCTATTGGTATGACAAAGACAACATTGATAGCGATGAAATTAAGGCAGCGATTTACGAGTAA
- the aceA gene encoding isocitrate lyase, with protein MMTRQEQIAQLEKSWAEDSRWKGIERPYSAEDVVKLRGSFLIDHTLAKKGADRLWKSIHEEDFINALGALTGNQAVQQVKAGLQAIYLSGWQVAADANLSGQMYPDQSLYPANSVPSVVKRINQALQRADQIDHAEGREDGFDWFAPIVADAEAGFGGPLNVFELMKGMIEAGAAGVHLEDQLASEKKCGHLGGKVLLPTQNAIRNLVAARLAADVLGVPTVLISRTDADAADMVTSDIDPVDKEFLTGERTPEGFYRTKPGIDQAIARGLAYAPYADLVWCETSHPSLEEAKQFADAIHAKFPGKKLAYNCSPSFNWEANLDQETIAKYQVELGKMGYKFQFVTLAGFHSLNHSMFELAHDYKDNGMAAYSKLQQAEFANEDKGYTATRHQREVGTGYFDEVSQVISGGTSSTTAMQGSTEVAQFV; from the coding sequence ATAATGACTAGACAAGAGCAGATTGCACAATTGGAGAAAAGCTGGGCGGAGGATAGCCGTTGGAAAGGGATTGAACGTCCTTATTCTGCGGAAGATGTTGTGAAACTTCGAGGATCATTTCTCATTGATCATACATTGGCGAAAAAAGGTGCGGACCGTTTGTGGAAATCCATTCATGAAGAAGATTTCATCAACGCACTGGGTGCATTGACAGGGAACCAAGCTGTACAACAAGTCAAAGCAGGACTTCAAGCAATCTATCTAAGTGGTTGGCAAGTAGCGGCGGACGCAAACCTATCCGGTCAAATGTATCCGGACCAAAGTTTGTATCCAGCAAACAGTGTGCCTTCAGTCGTTAAACGCATCAACCAAGCATTGCAACGTGCAGACCAAATCGATCATGCGGAAGGGCGCGAAGACGGTTTTGACTGGTTCGCACCAATCGTAGCGGATGCTGAAGCAGGCTTCGGTGGTCCACTAAACGTCTTCGAATTGATGAAGGGCATGATTGAAGCTGGAGCTGCGGGCGTTCACCTTGAAGACCAACTGGCATCTGAGAAGAAATGTGGTCACCTTGGCGGTAAAGTATTGCTACCAACGCAAAATGCAATTCGTAACCTAGTAGCTGCACGACTGGCAGCTGACGTACTTGGTGTACCAACTGTTCTCATCTCACGTACAGATGCAGATGCAGCGGATATGGTCACAAGTGACATCGACCCAGTTGACAAAGAGTTTCTAACTGGCGAGCGTACACCTGAAGGATTCTACCGTACAAAACCGGGTATCGACCAAGCGATTGCACGTGGATTGGCATATGCACCGTATGCAGATCTTGTTTGGTGTGAAACGTCTCACCCATCTCTTGAAGAGGCGAAACAATTTGCGGACGCAATCCATGCGAAATTCCCAGGTAAGAAACTAGCATATAACTGTTCACCTTCTTTCAACTGGGAAGCGAATTTGGATCAAGAAACAATCGCGAAATACCAAGTAGAACTCGGAAAAATGGGCTACAAGTTCCAGTTCGTAACACTTGCTGGTTTCCACTCATTGAACCACAGCATGTTCGAACTTGCGCATGACTACAAAGACAATGGCATGGCAGCTTACTCGAAATTACAACAGGCTGAATTTGCTAATGAAGACAAAGGCTACACTGCAACAAGGCACCAACGTGAAGTAGGTACAGGCTACTTTGACGAAGTATCACAAGTAATTTCAGGTGGTACATCTTCGACAACTGCGATGCAGGGGTCAACAGAAGTTGCACAGTTTGTTTGA
- a CDS encoding sugar ABC transporter ATP-binding protein, with product MGEPLLVMKNITKSFPGVKALSNVDLELKAGEVLALIGENGAGKSTLMKILTGMYRKDEGSVRFEGQEIDIKSLKDGQEKGISMIHQELNLMRDLTVAENIFIGREPKGALNFFLKDSELNKRTKELFERLNIDLNPKTKVGTLTVAKQQMVEIAKALSFNSKILIMDEPTTALTEVEIDALFTTIDNLRKNGVGIIYISHRMDELKRISDRITIMRDGTYVDTLETANVDMNKVIQLMVGRQVFIESKPSVSSKQKETVLKVNNVSTKTLLKDITFELKKGEVLGFAGLMGAGRTEVARALFGADPVSGGTITLHGKTVKFANPAQAVNSGIGYLSEDRKHFGLLVDMDVKSNMALTTIKDYLSGGLFIKESKIKKVANDYVERLQIKTPTVHQKIKFLSGGNQQKVVIAKWLLRDCDILIFDEPTRGIDIGAKGEIYKLIDELAASGKSIIMISSELPEILRMSHRIIVMAEGKITGQLHSEEATQEKIMEYATRLHQIEG from the coding sequence ATGGGTGAGCCGCTTCTAGTTATGAAAAATATCACAAAATCTTTCCCAGGTGTGAAAGCGCTTTCTAATGTTGACCTGGAATTGAAAGCAGGCGAGGTACTGGCGCTTATCGGGGAAAATGGCGCAGGCAAGTCCACGCTTATGAAAATTCTGACGGGGATGTACCGAAAAGATGAGGGCAGTGTTCGTTTCGAGGGGCAAGAGATTGACATTAAATCGCTAAAGGATGGGCAGGAAAAGGGTATTTCTATGATTCATCAAGAGCTCAATCTCATGAGGGATTTGACGGTTGCTGAAAATATTTTTATCGGGCGCGAACCAAAAGGGGCACTCAATTTCTTTTTGAAGGATAGTGAGCTGAACAAAAGGACAAAAGAGTTATTCGAGCGATTGAACATTGATTTGAATCCGAAAACGAAAGTAGGAACGCTAACAGTCGCCAAGCAACAGATGGTAGAAATTGCGAAAGCACTATCATTTAACTCCAAAATCCTAATTATGGATGAACCGACGACGGCGCTTACTGAAGTTGAAATTGATGCATTGTTTACGACGATTGACAATCTCCGGAAGAATGGAGTGGGGATTATTTACATATCACACCGGATGGATGAGCTGAAACGCATCTCTGACCGCATTACGATTATGCGTGATGGGACTTATGTAGACACACTAGAAACGGCGAATGTTGACATGAACAAAGTCATTCAGCTAATGGTAGGTCGCCAGGTGTTTATCGAATCCAAGCCATCGGTGTCCAGTAAACAGAAGGAAACGGTTTTGAAAGTGAACAACGTATCTACCAAAACCTTATTAAAAGACATTACATTTGAACTGAAAAAAGGGGAGGTTTTGGGATTTGCAGGCTTGATGGGCGCAGGACGAACAGAAGTTGCACGTGCACTATTCGGTGCTGATCCGGTATCTGGGGGAACCATCACACTTCATGGAAAAACCGTCAAGTTTGCCAATCCGGCACAAGCTGTGAACAGTGGGATTGGTTATTTATCGGAGGATCGCAAGCATTTTGGTTTGCTGGTGGATATGGATGTTAAGTCCAATATGGCACTCACAACGATTAAAGATTACTTGTCTGGTGGTCTTTTTATAAAAGAATCAAAGATCAAAAAAGTAGCCAATGATTATGTGGAACGTCTGCAAATCAAAACACCAACCGTTCATCAGAAAATCAAATTTCTGTCGGGGGGAAATCAGCAGAAAGTAGTTATTGCGAAATGGTTACTGCGAGATTGCGATATCCTCATATTCGATGAGCCGACACGGGGAATCGACATCGGTGCCAAAGGGGAGATTTACAAATTAATCGATGAGCTCGCAGCAAGTGGTAAGTCAATCATTATGATTTCTTCGGAACTACCTGAGATTTTACGAATGAGTCATCGCATCATTGTCATGGCCGAGGGGAAAATAACAGGTCAGTTGCATTCAGAGGAAGCAACACAGGAGAAAATCATGGAATACGCAACAAGACTACATCAAATAGAGGGGTGA
- a CDS encoding LytTR family DNA-binding domain-containing protein, which yields MTVEKTMISKEVLQQYVGALEDWIPKDAAVAIAVGDCYVYYVAGLHDIRLKHGQAVQPGSIAEKVIQERCKVDTVMDATLFGVPYYGIGYPIDLRGEPAALVVVLPPNYHVLRHEPFRFITGKQEDEWSPISIEEVAYFESLQKKTWFYSDGEQFCTTTTLKDLSLRLPKTFLRVHRSYIVNISYIQRISRDFSSNLVLLLKDGTELPVSQTYMNDVRTALGF from the coding sequence ATGACAGTGGAGAAGACAATGATTTCAAAAGAGGTATTGCAGCAATATGTTGGGGCATTAGAGGACTGGATTCCGAAAGACGCAGCCGTCGCAATAGCAGTTGGGGACTGTTATGTGTATTACGTTGCGGGTCTACACGATATTCGATTAAAGCATGGGCAAGCAGTGCAACCAGGAAGCATTGCAGAAAAGGTCATTCAAGAGCGGTGTAAAGTAGATACAGTAATGGACGCCACATTATTCGGTGTTCCTTATTACGGCATCGGCTATCCAATTGACTTGCGTGGTGAACCTGCTGCACTCGTTGTCGTGTTACCGCCAAACTACCATGTATTACGTCACGAGCCATTCCGTTTTATAACCGGCAAACAAGAAGATGAATGGAGTCCAATCTCTATAGAAGAAGTTGCTTACTTTGAAAGCTTGCAAAAGAAAACATGGTTCTATTCAGATGGTGAACAGTTTTGTACAACGACCACACTAAAGGATCTGAGCTTGCGTCTGCCCAAAACCTTTTTGCGCGTCCATCGCTCCTATATTGTCAACATTAGCTATATCCAACGCATCTCACGAGATTTCTCTTCCAATCTCGTTCTATTATTAAAGGATGGTACAGAACTACCCGTTAGCCAGACATATATGAATGATGTAAGAACTGCGCTTGGATTTTAG
- a CDS encoding DeoR/GlpR family DNA-binding transcription regulator, giving the protein MLVGARQNKIISTVNEHETVRVSELSKLFGVTEETIRRDLEKLEAKGKLMRTHGGAISIKEEEDDLPYFQREVINKKEKMSVAKAAAKYIEEHDIIFLDASSTALYLARLIPNMSLTVLTNSIQICAELAKNTQIRVICTGGALSPNSMSFVGSLTVQNLESYYVDKLFFSCKGIHETWGVSDSNELQALVKQKMIHTADKKYLLLDHTKLNKKAFAHIEKIDAIDVLIIDEGATDTALEPLKERNIKIIKAR; this is encoded by the coding sequence ATGTTAGTAGGGGCAAGACAAAACAAGATTATTTCTACTGTAAATGAGCATGAAACCGTTCGTGTTTCTGAGTTGAGCAAGTTATTCGGTGTGACGGAGGAAACGATCCGGCGGGATTTGGAAAAGCTAGAGGCGAAGGGGAAGCTGATGCGAACGCATGGCGGTGCGATTTCCATTAAAGAAGAAGAGGACGACTTACCGTATTTTCAGCGCGAGGTCATTAACAAAAAAGAGAAAATGAGCGTTGCGAAAGCGGCTGCGAAGTATATTGAGGAGCATGATATTATTTTTTTAGATGCGAGCTCAACGGCATTATATTTGGCGCGTCTCATACCGAATATGTCATTGACCGTATTGACAAATTCCATTCAAATTTGCGCTGAATTGGCTAAAAATACGCAGATTCGTGTGATTTGTACAGGAGGTGCACTATCGCCGAATTCGATGTCTTTTGTTGGTTCGTTAACTGTGCAAAATCTAGAGTCGTATTATGTCGATAAACTATTTTTCTCATGCAAAGGGATACACGAAACGTGGGGAGTAAGCGATTCAAACGAATTGCAAGCATTGGTGAAACAGAAGATGATTCACACGGCAGATAAGAAATATTTATTGCTGGATCATACAAAACTCAACAAAAAAGCATTTGCGCATATTGAAAAAATCGATGCCATCGATGTGTTAATCATTGATGAGGGAGCAACAGATACCGCCTTAGAGCCGTTGAAAGAGCGAAATATCAAAATTATAAAAGCACGATGA
- a CDS encoding S-layer homology domain-containing protein has product MSLALILLFVLTNGVSTYASDDVTGHWHEKELRLMIEKGIMKGYGDGVYKPDGQVTRGQFAVIMTRSLKLEVPEEGVIFTDVDEKSGMMDEILAAADAGLITGYGDGTFKPSANISRQHMAVLMKRALDYKGIKDRSSALTFADTDKILKDYHSAVSNTVNYGIFLGSANNHFRPLDNATRGDAAAVVSRFLTVVENSGTVPEPPVKPEPPVKPAPTYDVATIQANGSTVVVKKYAKYAEALAALKADQVIQYDGAIIKMPSGIVVSQPTAASSLTNIYTTKDLRTAATYVSADTELEYISSTDTYVEVRMAGKTGFIKQENALLLPWKSVKERSYYSVSNGILTHSIYSNKNARFVSYQAGKAPSFMTAGERYYSWDGINFTKVNGQTAGSAYQYFQYLPARSTTNYTAEEIDAYIMTMLQQLERDNPKNATYKDAATKSKLIGLGKYLKEVEQKEKVNALLILSLAQHESAYGMSARAQEYNNLFGLKVYDDRPVAEYFETVESNIDELLKSYFNLNYIPPNAPYANGAVFGNKALGFNVKYASDPYWGAKAAGHWYRMDKMMGGKDLANAYNIGLTGSTGLNVRTGPGTSNTAVYKYKNTGLPIIIVDNKTNAPWVKIVSDDKKYNELFVHGDYVKTIPVVK; this is encoded by the coding sequence TTGTCGTTAGCACTAATCCTTTTGTTCGTCCTGACGAACGGTGTAAGTACGTATGCAAGCGATGATGTTACAGGACATTGGCACGAAAAAGAACTGAGGCTGATGATTGAAAAGGGCATTATGAAAGGCTATGGGGATGGTGTTTATAAACCTGACGGCCAAGTGACACGTGGGCAGTTTGCGGTTATTATGACGCGATCATTGAAATTAGAAGTACCAGAGGAAGGCGTTATATTTACAGATGTCGATGAAAAATCAGGCATGATGGATGAGATTTTGGCAGCTGCGGATGCGGGGCTCATTACAGGGTATGGAGATGGTACGTTTAAGCCATCTGCCAATATTAGCCGCCAACATATGGCGGTACTGATGAAGCGAGCGCTCGATTATAAAGGTATTAAGGATCGAAGCAGCGCATTGACATTTGCAGATACGGATAAAATACTTAAAGACTATCATTCCGCTGTTAGTAATACTGTGAATTATGGTATTTTCTTAGGATCAGCGAATAATCATTTTAGACCACTCGACAATGCAACGCGTGGAGATGCAGCGGCGGTAGTGTCACGGTTTTTGACTGTCGTGGAAAACTCGGGGACTGTTCCGGAACCACCAGTGAAACCAGAGCCACCGGTAAAACCAGCACCAACATATGATGTGGCAACGATTCAAGCGAATGGTAGTACAGTCGTTGTGAAGAAGTATGCGAAGTATGCGGAGGCGCTTGCGGCGCTAAAAGCGGATCAAGTCATTCAATATGATGGGGCCATTATTAAGATGCCCTCAGGTATTGTTGTGTCGCAACCAACAGCAGCAAGCAGTCTGACGAATATTTATACAACAAAAGACTTACGGACAGCGGCTACTTATGTATCAGCAGATACTGAGCTTGAATATATCAGTTCGACAGATACGTATGTTGAAGTGAGAATGGCAGGGAAAACAGGGTTTATCAAACAAGAGAATGCGTTGTTATTGCCTTGGAAATCGGTGAAAGAGCGCTCTTACTACTCGGTGAGTAATGGTATATTGACGCACTCTATTTATTCCAACAAGAACGCAAGATTTGTATCTTATCAAGCCGGGAAAGCACCGAGCTTCATGACGGCAGGCGAGCGTTATTATAGTTGGGATGGCATTAATTTCACAAAAGTGAATGGACAAACTGCGGGGAGTGCATATCAGTATTTCCAATACCTACCTGCTCGTAGTACAACCAACTATACGGCTGAGGAAATTGACGCATATATTATGACGATGCTACAGCAGTTGGAAAGAGATAATCCAAAGAATGCTACTTATAAAGATGCAGCTACAAAAAGTAAGCTCATTGGACTTGGAAAGTATTTGAAGGAAGTAGAACAGAAAGAAAAAGTGAATGCGTTGCTCATACTTTCACTTGCGCAGCATGAAAGTGCGTATGGCATGAGCGCTAGAGCGCAGGAATACAATAACTTGTTCGGGCTGAAAGTCTATGATGATCGCCCCGTTGCAGAATACTTTGAAACAGTTGAGAGCAACATCGACGAGCTACTTAAATCGTATTTTAATTTAAACTACATTCCACCGAATGCGCCTTATGCGAATGGTGCTGTTTTCGGCAATAAAGCACTGGGCTTTAATGTGAAATACGCATCGGACCCTTATTGGGGAGCAAAAGCGGCAGGTCATTGGTATCGCATGGATAAAATGATGGGTGGAAAAGACCTAGCGAATGCGTATAACATTGGCTTAACGGGGAGCACAGGATTGAACGTCCGCACAGGTCCAGGGACAAGCAATACTGCGGTATATAAGTATAAGAACACAGGCTTGCCGATTATTATTGTAGATAATAAAACGAATGCACCATGGGTGAAGATTGTATCAGATGACAAGAAGTATAATGAGCTATTTGTTCATGGGGATTATGTAAAAACTATACCGGTTGTCAAATGA
- a CDS encoding RbsD/FucU domain-containing protein, which translates to MLKNIPQNLSPELLKVLMEMGHGDELVLADGNFPSASHTDRLIRLDGQMMPAVLESILKLFPLDTFVECPVTYMATPADEGNPVIWAAYADILTATGNEQMAIEQVDRFEFYRRSKQAYAIVATSETAFYANIILKKGVISSSFNRCSNTY; encoded by the coding sequence ATGCTCAAAAATATACCCCAAAATTTATCTCCCGAATTACTGAAAGTATTAATGGAAATGGGACATGGTGATGAGTTGGTATTAGCGGATGGCAATTTCCCATCTGCTTCGCATACGGATCGCTTGATTCGCTTGGATGGGCAGATGATGCCCGCTGTACTTGAAAGTATATTGAAGCTGTTCCCGTTAGACACGTTCGTGGAATGTCCAGTTACGTATATGGCGACACCAGCAGACGAAGGTAATCCGGTTATTTGGGCAGCGTATGCCGACATTTTGACGGCAACTGGTAATGAACAGATGGCTATTGAACAGGTCGACCGTTTTGAATTTTATCGGCGATCAAAGCAAGCCTATGCCATTGTTGCGACGAGTGAGACAGCGTTCTACGCGAACATCATTCTTAAAAAAGGTGTTATATCATCTTCATTTAACAGGTGTTCAAACACCTACTAA
- a CDS encoding ABC transporter permease — protein sequence MTVESTIQESVQKKQKLSSGAIQQVLAFASLLALFVFFSFASSSFLQYSNIMGILLSTAVIGILALGATFVIITGGIDLSVGTVMTLSSVLTGVIVVNAGMPIFIGVLGGIVTGAACGFLCGFAITKLRIPPFIATLAMMMIAKGLALVISGAAPIYFSDHPNFTKISLGSIIPGINIPNAVIIFFIMAIIGAVILSKTVLGRYNFSIGSNEEATKLSGVNVDFWKIAIYSLAGAFTGIAGVLMASRLNSAQPALGQGYELEAIAAVVIGGTSLSGGKGTIVGTVIGALIMSVLTNGLRIMSIPQEWQTVVVGLVIILAVYADVLRKKD from the coding sequence GTGACTGTAGAATCGACTATTCAAGAAAGTGTCCAGAAAAAACAGAAGCTATCGTCAGGGGCTATTCAACAAGTATTAGCTTTTGCTAGCTTGCTTGCGCTATTCGTATTCTTTTCTTTTGCATCAAGTAGCTTCTTGCAATATAGCAATATCATGGGGATTTTATTATCCACTGCAGTGATTGGTATTTTAGCTTTAGGTGCGACATTTGTCATTATCACAGGAGGAATCGACCTCTCCGTGGGGACGGTCATGACGTTGTCTTCTGTGTTAACGGGTGTCATTGTCGTGAATGCTGGGATGCCTATTTTCATCGGTGTCCTTGGAGGGATTGTCACAGGTGCTGCTTGTGGGTTTTTATGTGGGTTTGCTATTACCAAGTTGAGAATCCCGCCTTTTATCGCAACGCTGGCAATGATGATGATTGCCAAAGGGTTAGCGCTTGTTATTTCTGGAGCAGCTCCGATTTACTTTAGCGATCATCCCAACTTCACAAAAATCTCATTAGGTTCTATTATTCCGGGCATCAATATACCGAATGCAGTCATTATTTTCTTCATCATGGCGATTATCGGCGCTGTGATCTTATCGAAAACGGTTTTAGGAAGATATAATTTTTCCATTGGTAGTAATGAAGAAGCTACTAAACTATCGGGCGTCAATGTAGACTTCTGGAAAATCGCAATCTATTCACTAGCAGGTGCATTCACGGGAATTGCCGGCGTCCTGATGGCATCGCGCTTAAACTCTGCGCAACCTGCGTTGGGGCAAGGTTATGAGCTTGAAGCCATTGCAGCGGTTGTCATTGGGGGGACTTCGCTAAGCGGAGGAAAAGGAACCATTGTTGGTACAGTCATTGGTGCACTGATTATGAGTGTGTTAACGAATGGTTTACGCATTATGTCCATCCCACAAGAATGGCAAACGGTTGTAGTTGGATTAGTCATTATTTTGGCAGTCTATGCAGATGTGTTGAGAAAGAAGGACTAA